A segment of the Panicum hallii strain FIL2 chromosome 1, PHallii_v3.1, whole genome shotgun sequence genome:
ATGCAGAACATTCGTGTGCAGCAAGTCCAGAACTAACATCCTAGGGCTCAAACCATGCATCAGACAAGCCTCTACTTCACATATTTACAGGGAACGATGTTTAACGTAGGATGTCAATATACACAAATCCTGCAACGTCACATATAAGGTTTTTCTTAACTTATTCCTCATTTTCTATCTTCACCACCATATACGGATGTGATATAAGTTAAGTTTACTTTATATCAATGTTAGTATTATTTTTGAATTAATAAATCAATCTTTTTTCTCAACAAACATTTATATTGAAATAAAATTCGTATACATATAAATGATGTAGTAGTGCATATTTGGTCATGATATTATATATAGTAGGCACCACATGACTTTAGATTGGTCCAAACTGTATCATCTTATGTATTTCGTGAACTCTTTTATTTTTATTTGCATATTATATTGCCTTACGATATGGGGGAGAAGGGATGCCAATATGTAGATAGATGGTATTTTATTTTGACCAGTTCATTTCAGTTTTTATCTTTCTAGTATGCTAGAAGACATTATGGATAATGTTCCCCATGACGCATATGCTTGGGGCATAGAAGTACAACCTTCTTTGTGGATGCTCTCCTCACGCCTAAGGATGCCTACCATATATTCAAATCTTAAAAGCACATACAGTTTTCATGACTTATGTTAGTCATGTACAAGAGCAAGGAATATAAGCTTTCTTCAACAGAAATATCCTCTTGCAGAAACATTCTCCAATTAAAAAAATGTTCTAAATATCTAGCCAATGTAGCGGCTTAGCTATGCATGAAGATCTTGTAAAGAGTTTGTTCTTGGAGCTATGCATGACTCACTTCTTTTTCTCGTACTATGGATATGAGAGCTATCTTTCATCAAACTTAACTTTGCATTATATTTCTACTATTAACAACGTTTTTTCCATTTGTCTAGTCATGTAAAGGCTTTGGATGATGAGGCAAATATATCGTAAAATGGTACAACACATGTGGTCAAGTGACTAAAGCTTCAATGTTTACACATCATCATGTCCTCTTCTCTTTTGGGGATAACAAGATCATTATTTCATCACgcattttttttataaaaaaaaaaggatcccaTTTGACGCCATTTGCCTCATGCGACTGTACACCGGATAAGAATCTACAATCCCGTTCGCCTCCCCCTCTGTAGGGCCGCCGTATACATGGATCACACATACAGGAACATCGTCCAGGTGGTCGACAGCATCATTTCCATGGCGAGCACTGGCAGTTGACGCTGACCTACACTAGCTGATGCAAGCGACGCACCAAACATCTGGTGCATAATACAGTGCAGGTTCGCTTGCTTGCTTGGTAGTGGCGGCAATAATTCAATATATTGGCGCGGCAACTTCGATCGGGTGCGCGCCTGCGGTTCTTGACGGAGCCGACGAACGCCCATCGCTTCCTGGCCCCGTCATTCCTGCCGATCGTATGCGGCGATCCTGGCTCTTCACAAGTTCTGCGAGACCGTTACTCGTCCTGATTATATATGTGCACGGCGGgaaatttaaaaaaaatttgAGAAAAGGTTTTCCCTGCTTTTATTGGAATTTAATTCGATCTCAAATAATTACATTTGATTTCGTAGTAGACCGTCGTCCTCGTAAAATGGTCTGATGTAGAGCATGCTCTATGCCTGCTTTTCTTGTTGGAATTCTGGAAGACTTTTGAACTCTTGTTTTGCCACCATTATTGGCCACTGCGGCCGGGAGGcagtcttttttttttttccttctgttAGAGGGAGATAGAGAGTAAACTATCCGAACCCTTCCGACGGAGCCGGGTAGCGGAATGATGGCATCCGTGGAGGCGCGGCCCAGATGTTGGCCACCTTCCTTCTCACCTTTCCGCCGATGGTTTGATGGGAATGGCGCCTCTCACGACAAAACTGTAGGCCGCGCCAGCCAATGGTTGCTGCTGCTTGCGGATATCGACGATGGAGCTCGTGATGACAAAGCTGGCCCATGATGACAAGGGCACAGCAGGAATGGAGGGCCCGAACATGAATCATCACACGGGGGAATCGAACGGCAGAAAGAAAGGTGACAGGGAACGTGGGCCGCGCGCGGGGTTGCAACTTGCAAAGCCCGTTGGTCTGGTGGGTTCCGGCCCGGTAGGGCGCGGCCGGGCGATGGGCCAGCGGCCCGGACGGATCCGCTCCGCTGCGGTGGAAGCACGCAGGGAGAGATGCGGCGAGATTCGAATCCGCCGACGGCCGGTGGTCGCCAAGCTGCTCCGCCGCGATGCGGTCGGCCGATGCTGCGCTGCGCCAACTCCGATCCGCCGACCAGACCACCGCCGGCTTGACTCGATCCAAGTCAAGCAGGTCGTCGTCCTCGCCGCTGCGCTGCTCGACTCGATCGACTCTACGATCGACGTGTCCAAGGCAGGCAGGAAGCCACCTACACGGCATTGCGGCGATCGCATCTATCCGCGTAGCTCTCGACGGCGATGGAGCCGGTGAGAGGTACAAGACGGGATAGGGGTTATCCTCCCTTATCCATTCCGTCCTCGAGAAATGAAGCATGCTGTGTAGTGTAGCCTTATCCATCCATGTGCAGGTACGGCTGGCGAGTGGCGACCTCAGTCGGTCGGTCGGTCGGTCAGTCAGGCAGGCAGATATGATCATCGGATCGACCGGCAATATGCCGAAGCATCGGCGGCGAATCTCGAAGCCTTCTGGCCGCCGGCCGGTACGGTCGGGGGAGACGCGCATCGTTCAAGGGAAAAGGCAGCGTTCCCCTCTGGCCTGGGAACCAGGACGCGGGGGCGGGCTGGCCACGGCGGTGCGCCCCTCTGTTGATCTTATCTggtgaaaaaagaaaaggacagGACACTACCGCGTTCGCGTCCACGACGACGGACGATGACCGGGAACAGCTGCCGGCCTGCCGCCCTCTCTCAGGCCGGGTTCTCGTTCGTTTGGATAGGCTCGGACGACGTCCAATGCAAGCCACGGCGCAACTCGTTGTACTCCTGCGGTCGGACCGGATCGGAGTAGACTCCAATTTGCCGCGGCGAGCCGGCGACGCGGCTGAGGTCGAGGTCGCCTCCAAGTCCATTTTCTCCGGAACGTGACAGGCCGGTAGAGCTGTAGAGTTGTCCGCGTACGCTGTCTTCCAAAAGTAAAAGCATAAGCTAGCTAGCCTTATCCAGCATCCACGCACGGGCTAGGCCTCCGGTACGCCGTACTGCGCGGATGCCAACACGGAAGCCGGAGCCGCAATGCCGCATCTGGATGCCCTAACATGCATGCATGGAAGCCGGCGGTCGAGCACTGATGAGCACGAGTCAAATTAAAGCAATGGCGGTGTGTGGGTGACAGGCTGAGGACTCGGGAGttggggcggccggcggtggcctggTGCGCTGGACCTTGACCGGAGCGCGATGCACCGCCTCAGGTCCGGTCGGCCGGTGCGTTTCCCCGCTTCTGATGCTGCGCGCTCCGGTCGGTGACTCGGTGCGGTCTGGAGCCTGGCCCTGGGCGCGCCGCGATCGCGGCTGCTCTCGTAAAGGCGGCAAGGGTACGGTACATTCGCTGGTCCAGGGGTTCTCTGCCCGGAATAGAATGCTGTACTCCGTATGGATCCTCCGCCTGAACCCTGCAAGGTACAGTAAAACCTGTGACTCCGTTCCACGGAACGGGATAAGGCGACAGGCTTATCCCTGCCTATATCAGCCTACGCGACCTCCAGCAGCGCCAACGTGTCGTCACCGTGTCCGGCCGCCCTGCCTGGGTCCCCTGCGGCCCGGCCTCCCCGTTGCCAGAGTCCAGACTACAGGCAGGGACAAGAAGCAAGGGCAGGTTCGATCAGTCGGCTGATCCAGAATCCAGAGCCCCGGAGACACGATAAGGGACCTACACCTACTCCTGTATAGCAGCGAGCATCGATGCCCTGGAGCGTCAGGTTCTCTCACGCTCTCCCGGTGCAGAGCGAACGACGGCCAGTCTCCGACAGTCCCGGCGTGCTTGCCAGGCGATCAAAGCTGAGGgctctcctttctctctctctctctctttctctccctgCACGCCGTCGCTTTTCCACCAAGATTCCGCGTGGACGACAGCTTGAGACCACTGCAGCAAGGCTATGGCAACGGTTCGTTGGTCGTGCGCAAGTTTCCTCCCAGGTGATGGTGCCTCGGCGATATCTTCCCCCTCAAGATCTTCTTCAAAAGTTCAGAGTACACGACAACTATTGTGCTCTCTGACTGGCTGCCTGGCTGACCGCCTAGGTTCAGTGAGCAGCACTGCTTGCCAAGAATGTCCAATGTAAAAGCAGACAGAACCTGGTTTGCTGCAAATTAAGCTCTACCGTTTGCTTCCTAAACACCAAGAACCAACTCTGTGCCCTTAGGTAGGTCTTCTCGCCTTCTCGGACAACGGGAGTCTGGGATTCCCTCCCGATAACGGAAATAGCCACGCGATACATTGCACTGACCAAGCTCAGTATGTTGCTTGCGCGTTGTATCTTCACTTTCAGAAACTTCACCAGCATTTCCCCGCTGAAAAAGGGGACTCTACCGGAAATAGGGCTTGGCCAAAGGTACCTAGATGGCTACGGAGTCAAGATTGCAATTTTACAGCCATGATTGCTGGGTTGGCGGCTTGGAATGGTCTTGCCCATGAGCACGGTGTGATAATTTTTCAGGCTGACAGAAAGAAACAGCCAGTACTTTCCAAGTGCACAAAAGGACACTCTTTTACGGTAGATTGGCAGCCGGCTCTCCCCCGTCCAATGCTATCGAAAGCGTCGACACAATTCTCTGGAAAAAGAGGAGCCCCGAAAGGACGACGCAGCGTCTGTCTGAAACTGAGCATTGGAAATTTTATCGCCGAGGAAGGGGCCCCTGCAGCAAACTGTTTGTGATTCTCAAGCCATGTTTGGAGCACCGAACATTCTGTGACTAATGAGCTCGCCAAATTCCAGAAGCAAGCTAGGTTCTGCTAATAGAAGTTACTGGGAAGTTGAGCCCATGGAAAGCGCCAACGCCAAGTGTGAATGAACTAGTAAAGTTTCCTTTCCAAAAAAAAACTAGTAAAGCATTTGCGATTGCAAGTTGTTAAACAGCATGTGGGGAAATTATTGAAAATATAGCTTGCAGAGAATTCTATGAGCAGGATGCTTCTTCTGCAGATCGGAAGCTTATGAGATAAGATGGAATTGTTTACTCTTAATGTTAAGTAGCATCAGCGGCAGAGTATCTTGTGCAGTAACACATTGTTTTCGGTAGTCGAGCATCACTTGTCCACTGTTCTTCAGATGCATTCGGAAGCTAGCAAACAAGCTATCTTGTGTACATGTTGTGCATGAGCAGCAGAAAGAGGAAAGGCACCAGCATATCTGCATATGCCACTGGAACTTAGCTTTCTCCCTGGGACGCATTACGGCAATCTCTTGCAGAACATTCGGATTCACTGGCCTGCACTACTGTGGTAAAAACCATGGATTGTACAGTAAAAACACATACAGATCAGCCTGAGCAAATAACTTATATGCTGCCACTAGTAAGTGCTATCTGCTATGAATAATCCATCAGTGTAACGAGAcagatgattttttttttttgagatagATGATTCCAAGCAACTGGCACAATCGATGTGATGGTCCTTTTGTTTTTTCTTTCACTACTGAACACTGCATCCAATGAATTGTCAGGCATCGATCGATCATGGCCTTGCTCTCATCTATCAAAAGTCTCATTTGCCATGAAGGAAAAGGAATGAAAGGGAAGGCTCATTCGCCCGGAGGATTTGATGCCCTACCCCCACAGGGAATTCTTTTTTTCACAGAGCATAGAAAGAAAGGATGAGAGTTCAGAGACAAGTTTGTGTGACGCGTATAATCTGCCGCAAAATTTGAATACTACAGGTCACGTTTGGTTGTTCGCATTCGACTTCCCCACCATAGAAAACTTGTGGGGCTGTGATTCCTGAGTCAGTGGCGACAGGATATCCGGCTCTTTTACAGCACAATCTTTTAATTCTCAGGCAACCACAGCAcaaaaatttcaaattcaaatttgactTTAAAAACAGGGATCAACCAAAAGTTTCGAGAAAAAACTATCACTGGCCCAAACTACTGATCATTTTGGCCAAAGTTTACTCGaatcagttttttttttcttgaatcAGATTTGATCGCTTCTTTGTCTGGTAGCTAGCAAGGTTCAAAGGTACACTCAGAATCACTGGTTTCTCTTTCTCCAGCATGTTAGTTACTGTGAAAAGGACTAACAAACAGCAGGCAACACACCATTATCTGGAAAATTATCATGGTTACAATATGTAAGCTCCATATAGTAAAACAAAAGGTAGTACCATCGCTCTACCTTCTAAGAAACCACCCATAAGAGTACTTCAGCATACCTGATGTACCATTAGTCATATACTCATCTTGCCAACTGGATGTTAGATGCCAGTTGTTAgcctttttcctctctttttttctaaaaagaaaaggaatttAGATACCAGCTTGCATTGTTTGCTTTCGTTCCTTcaacaaaaataaaaatatatgtgaaccGTTGATAACCATGAGAATAAAATTAAAAGGTGATAATCAGGTGGTGTGCACACAGCAGTACAGCACTTGTTTGCAGTCTTAAAAGTTTGGATGCACCATTAAAAATTTAAGTATACTTGTGCCAGCAATTCTCGCAATGTGCAAGTGGTCATAAAATAAAACTACAGAAGGCCCAAACAGAATGCCATGGAAAACATCGGTCTAGCCCTCTAGCAGGTAGCTCGCTATCAGCAGCGAATCATGATCTTCCACCGTAGCGGCTTGGTCGGTAGTAGCATGCATGGATGGTGTTCGTAAGAGGACAGGAAAGGACTGATCAAAAGCACGAAGTGACTCCTTGGCGCTTTTGCGCAGGGTTGGAAGTTAAAATGCCTCATGATAATCAGCTACTCAGCTCTATGTAAATCGAGTTTAAATAATCTGAAGGAGTGAGATTTTTTTTGGTTTAAAAAAAATATCTGTTGCATGCATACCATGGAACTTCCATAGTTTCACTGCATAAGCAGCGAACTCTGAAGGCCAAGATGGCGCCTAAAGTCTGCTGGGCTTCTTGATCTGTATTTCTTGCTTCTTCGTTTGAACTCTGAACACTACAATTTGATCGAGTCCAACAAACAAATCTATCGTTTGAACTCCGATGAGCTATTCTGTCAGCGAAGAGATACAGCAGGAGCCATGTGCTTCAGTGAACACTGAACAGAATCGCAGAAGAGTACTTGGATCGATGGATGATGAGGGGCTTATTCGGAGGAAGCATTGCATGCATGGATTCCAAACGCAAGCGCACATATAGATAATCTCTCTGATCTTCacatatgtgtatatatatcgAACAAATTTACATGCTACAGCATACTCTAGAACGACCCTCTCGATTATTCATTAGCAGCTACTGAGCTCGATTCATCATCCTACAGGAATGAAATGGCAGGAAGCGGCAGAGGAAAGAACTGGGAATGAAGCGATTCGACCAAAACCAAGACACTGCTCGTTACTCGATCTTCATCTCGGAAGCCTTGCTTAACTGCACCTTGCACGGTGGCGCTCGTGCTCGCCCGATCTCAGCTAGCTagctgaggcggcggcggcggcggcggccggcgcctgCTGCTGGTCGGGGCAGTCGCAGACGCCGGACTGGTGGCGGTGGAAGTTGGCGATGAAGATGGCCGCCTTGTTGTCCACGTCCCGCTCCCCAACGTAGTACGGCCACCGGCCGCCGTCCTCGTCGCTGGGCCACACCCTCACCACCCTCTTCTCGCCGCCGACCGCGTCCTCGCCCGCCGACCCCGAGGAGAAGCACCCGCCCATTCCGCGCGTCGTCTCCTTGCCGCGATCGAGCGCGAGAAGCTGTGACCGACCGAGGctgagctgctgccgctgccgctgcctgTGCTTGTGGTGCTCGCTTGGCTTCCGATGCCGGGGGGTGGGTTGGTGCCACCGCCCATTTATAGCCGGGGgggtttggggggggggggaggtggGGTGGCGAGCTGTGGAGCAGGCCGGGCAGGATCGCGAGGATTCCGCGCAAGTTGGCGGGCGGTGTGGACGGTGGGGATGGGCCGGCCGCACGCGCGATCGGGCTGTagcgcgcgcacgagcacgcGGATCCTGCTGCAGCCTGCAGTAAGCCAGGCTGCTGCAGCCGTTCTTTTCCTCCCTGCCTTCCCTCGGAGGACTGAACTTGTATTCAGGTGCTGCTCAAGTGATGGTTTCTGATGAATTCTGTTTCGTGTGTCAGGCAGGCTAAGGACATTGGCCATTTGGCCTCACCAGGTGTTCCAACTTTTTTACACGAGAAGCTACCACGGGAATCCTTTCCTGAACAGTGGAATGGCACTCTGGTAGCTGTCTATCTTTCCTAACTTGATAGAGGGAAAGGGAAGGCGCATAGCCTGGTCCTGACAGGCTACTCACACGTAATTTTCACCCCTCTGTTGTTAGTCTACTTCCAGTCACTTTACCTCCTTTGACTGCCCAATCGGCGGCTCTGATGGCATTCAGTAAAAGTTAACCCCTTGCGGTTGCAACCGAAATGTGATGCACGTAGGTAGGACCAGGGCGCTGCAAGATCTCCAACTGCCAAAGGGATTCTCTAGTTGCTCTCAGAAGAACAAAATATCTAGCTGGCCAGCAATGAACCGCCGTCTCGGATAAGAATTTCCATGAATATTTTACTGCCAATCATCCGAGCAAAAAGGCCCCAAGTTTAGCTTTCACAGCAGTGCCTTCTGCATCAGGCACGACGACAGTTTCTGAATGTAACTTCAGataagggaggggaggggggcaGTGGAGGTAGGGGCTGTTCAGATAAGGAAGCTTACGGGGATAAGCCAGCATCTCAGTGTCACTAATACGTTTAGTCACTTCAGGGCCATTTTTCTAAGCAGACTCTGGCCATGGTCTGCCTCCTTTTTACCCCAGGATGCACTGAGCAGCTTCCTGTTTAAGGGAACCACCAGAGAAACAAAACCTTGATTTGCACGCAATTCCCCGATCTCGCATCCCTAATCAGAATTCCACGAAAACAATTCAGGAAAAAAAGTAGCATTCACATTTCTCCAAGAACCTAACATGTTCGGTGCCTAACTAGTAGAATTCTATTCCACAAGTTGTCTTTCACCAGATCATTGCTACTCCCTTTGGCTATACCGCGTATTTATGTACTCGTAGTGGATCTATCTGTATATAGTATAATTCAAGATCAATGACTAATGAGAACCGGTCAAAAAGGGAGATTATGCCATGTAAAAGGGATTCTACCCACAATAAAGATCTCACATTTCTCCTCAAAAAAATAAAGATCTCACATGCATGCACAGAGCACAGTTCGAGCTGTGCTACCTGCAACTCCGAGTGTCCACAGCTGGGCTTGCCATGTTTAGAGGAGGAGGGAAGCTGCAAAATGCAAGACCTCTTCACCTTTGTGCCACTGCCTCATTACTTAATCTAGTCCTTGCCGTACATGTAATGCGCTCCTGCTGTAATCACAATGCTGCGTCGATCAGAAGAGCGAATTTTAGGCGGAATCCTAATGATGGGCAGAGGTCCAGAGTTGTTAGGCGAGAGCTATGAATTTAGATGTAAAGATATGTTTGCGTCCTAATCTCTGATAAACTAATTGGATTCTCCACGCAGTAAAGCTGCATCAGTTTTTTTCTATGTGTTTATGTGTCCCTCAGTTTCTTTTATGTATGCTTTGTGTCCAAATGGCATTGGAAGATGTTGCTGGAAATGAATCTTGGCACAGGATGGTAGATGATGGCTTCTAAAGGAAGACGGCAACGGTAGAGAAAAAAGAGAAGGTTGAGATATCCTCATCTTTGCAGCTGAGATTTTCATATGCCAAAGCGTTCACTCCTTTCGATCAAACTATTATTAATTTATGACCTACTACCCTTTTTGTGAGCTAAACAAACGAAGAATAATAGAATCCGACAAATGGTAACTACTTAGAGAACCTTTAAAGCCAGTGACATACCTCTATTTGGAGGACATGGAAAAAGAAGAAATATATCTTGGCTTGCTAGTGCATTGCAGCAGATGTGCAGTTCTGTGAGAAATACATTGAGCAAAAGATAGTGATCTGATCAAGAAAGTGGATTATGATCACTGTCCTTATTTAGCAAGCTTTTATCTACTTGAAGATTTCCTTGATCTGATCTGCTGCTATTGCGTCAACGGTCCTCGTAAGATATCTAATATCTAGGCAGAGCACATAGATTCTAATGTCATAAAATCTCAATATGCAAAATAAGTCATTTTCCAAGCACTATATCATCGAGTGGTTTAACGGATCATTTTTTTTTATCAAACCTATATATAGCGCTAGCACAGGTACCGTACAGGTGATTTGATTTCGACAAAAGCTGAATAAATCCTCACCTTGGGCCATATTACTGCAGGAAGATCACCTTTTATTCAGCGAGCCTTTTCCAGCTGGCCAATTACCTTGAGAGCTTCATTTCTACTGCTCCTGTAAAGCTTCATCTCTTTTCCGCTTTATCCCCTTCTAATCATGACAGCTTCTTCACACCAAGTTTAACCTTGAGGCAGTATAGGGCCTAATATATTCCCCTGTGTGTAGAGTTGGAACCGTTTTGGTCTTTTCTGTTCTGCTTTCTGTAAAGGTTGCATGAATTTATTCTGCCCAAGTCCTGTTAGAGGTTTGCAGCCATCGACATAGTAGTGCGGGAACCAAGAACTACGGCTGGAATTCGACGACTAATTTCTGTGAATCCATAACCACTGAAATGCAGATTCAGCCCGCGTTGCCATGGGTTTTCTGTGCAGGGGTTTCCCTGATACACGGCACGAATTGATCCGTGGGGTACAATCAACAATTGGAGGTGTAAGATGTTGTGTTCAGTCCGTCATTCTGTTGCAAATTGATGGAGGAAAGGATGTTATGCTTATTCAGGGTTCATCTATCACTCGGAAGTTCAGGCTGGCATCTCCTGATGTTTTGCCAGCAGCTTCTCCCCAAGTCAGATGCTCACTAGAAAGTTCCAGCAACATGCTACGATTTAGCCCCAGTATTTGCAGAGTGAATCTCATAGATACATGCAGCATTTCAACTGATAGGCAACGGACTTAGTGAAGCCAGATAAAACCAACAGCACAGCTCATGTCAGAACTCTCTATTCTATTGAATAAAAATGCTTTGGAAGAATCACAAGATATAATTACAAAGATTATCCTTTACTAATTCTTCTCACATCTCAGCAGTTAAACAACACGGTCCCAGTAGCTGCAGAAAGGAATCGGGTGTGCAAAGCTCTCTTTTGCAATATAAAAAAAATACAAGTGTCCCCAAATTATTTGCGTCCGTGAAGAGCTTCGTAATTACTGCCAGCATTAGCTGCTGCTCGCCCAGATCCATAGGCTGGAGGCTGTTTGGCCAACCCATAGGGAGAGGAACCCTGTGCAGCAGCAAAGGAAGACTGTGCCTGTGCTAGACCATAGGATGACAGTTGCTGTGTGTGTCCATACGCAGCTGGTGCCTGTGTTTGTCCGTATGATGGTAGCGCCTGAGCTGAGCCATAGGGATGTGCTGTTGCTGCGCCATAGGATGATGGAACGGACGCAGACGCATAAGATGGTGGCATCTGTACAGATCCGTAGGTGGATGCAGATTGTACCCATGCATATGGAGGCGGTGTTGTCTGATTGGATCCATAGGAACCAGCACTGCTCCCATGAGCCACAGTAGCTGCCGCCTGTCCTCCAATTGCAGGTGCCTTTGAAGCATCATACCCAGCACTCTTCAAAGAATCAAAGCCAGAGGCAACCCTTGATACATCATGGGTTCCAGATTTTGAAGAACTGAAACTGGCAACACGAGAAGCATCATACGTATTGCCTCTTGATGGATCAAATCCAGAATGAAGACCAGTTCCAGCTGGGCTTCCACTTAATGGGTCTACCAGACCAGTAGGAGTTGTCCTTGCCTGAATCAACATTAAAATAATATTGTTATCGCTAAATAAATATGGATCCAAGACACGGTAAGCTGAATACAGAAGATCAGGAGTGCTACTCAAGGTGAAAACAGGGGGCTTCCAGATCACTGATTCAATAGTACTACAGTACATAGCGCCCACACTAAAACAACTTGACATGGTGGCTATGTGCCATCATCAAACTAACTGGAATATTCTTTTTAGAATTCTATGAGTTCTCTCAAAATTTCTATACAAAAGAACACCAGTTTAGCGACACTGTAGACTGCATAGTTTGAGAGCATGATCCTAGAGCATAGTTCAGAACATCAGATTCCCCCAAAAAACATGCTAGTTCTATCAAACTTCCCCTTGTATATATAATAGTATACTAAAGAAATGATTCTTCCAACTGATTGCAAATCCAGCCAAATGCAAGACATGCAAACGACATGGCCATGCCATGTAAATTTTGGTGAATTGATAGATATATGACGACTGAAAATTACCATCATCT
Coding sequences within it:
- the LOC112875786 gene encoding uncharacterized protein LOC112875786 — translated: MGGCFSSGSAGEDAVGGEKRVVRVWPSDEDGGRWPYYVGERDVDNKAAIFIANFHRHQSGVCDCPDQQQAPAAAAAAASAS